Proteins encoded in a region of the Magallana gigas chromosome 8, xbMagGiga1.1, whole genome shotgun sequence genome:
- the LOC105344743 gene encoding tumor necrosis factor ligand superfamily member 11 isoform X2: MNTKQCSCSSVSALVPPSPCPSECPDIHFTLATSGSESSFKRPRSPDSTSSDKSYLSTGSYSSPSTLYRTVTLLLLVVCIALSAAVISLFLLISDLRNKLDDEIEGHGGVSGRLCVPCADLKFGPFPEDNEHLTKLSKKKVNGVEVCCGNSPNQTSAILGLIVEKKKNVSCAKAMIQGQERLQAENNSTQKSHGEVAAHLLIGPQTPVSGQAAVRNWLTVDPVAHIRGVQLRNDRVRVNNSGLYYLYSQVYFLSLYFGGNSPGATTLYHYVYRYNVIYPNGGEELLLKSVRTQCWERNKEYDDYTSFTGGVFRLNVGDEIYVKVSNISQVSQDPKATFFGMFKLG, translated from the exons ATGAACACCAAACAATGCAGCTGTAGCTCTGTCAGTGCCCTCGTGCCTCCATCACCCTGCCCAAGCGAATGCCCGGATATACACTTCACGCTGGCCACTTCCGGGAGCGAGAGTTCCTTCAAAAGGCCCCGGAGCCCCGATTCCACCAGTTCCgacaagagttatctttccacGGGAAGTTACAGTTCCCCGTCAACGTTATACAGAACAGTGACATTATTACTTTTGGTCGTCTGCATCGCCCTGTCCGCAGCCGTCATTTCTCTGTTCCTTCTGATCTCCGACCTCAGGAACAAACTTGATGACGAGATAGAGGGCCATGGCGGGGTCTCGGGGAGACTCTGTGTCCCCTGCGCCGATCTGAAGTTTGGACCGTTTCCAGAGGACAATGAACACCTGACCAAGCTAAGTAAGAAAAAGGTCAACGGAGTGGAGGTCTGCTGCGGAAACTCCCCCAACCAAACGTCCGCCATCTTGGGTTTG atagtagaaaagaaaaagaatgtatCCTGCGCAAAAG CTATGATTCAAGGACAAGAAAGACTTCAAGCAGAGAACAACTCGACACAGAAGTCGCACGGAGAGGTTGCAGCGCACCTTCTAATTGGACCTCAGACCCCAGTTTCAG gtcAAGCGGCAGTTCGCAATTGGTTGACTGTGGACCCAGTAGCTCACATACGAGGTGTCCAGCTGAGGAACGATCGGGTCCGTGTCAACAACTCGGGGCTCTATTATCTATACAGCCAGGTCTACTTCCTGTCGCTGTACTTCGGCGGAAATAGTCCCGGTGCTACAACGCTATATCACTACGTTTACCGATACAATGTGATTTACCCTAACGGCGGAGAGGAACTACTTCTCAAGAGCGTAAGGACACAATGCTGGGAGCGTAATAAAGAGTACGACGATTACACGAGCTTTACAGGCGGCGTATTTCGATTAAATGTTGGTGACGAGATTTACGTTAAAGTTTCAAATATCAGTCAAGTTTCTCAAGATCCCAAAGCGACATTTTTCGGTATGTTCAAATTAGGATGA
- the LOC105344740 gene encoding uncharacterized protein: protein MSTSKPASAAIEEMHACNSSSELLPKRVRNRNSSCATELSVLTNELLAKDLYASNARLKIQFYFLLFVNIALMATVGGLVYAQFLSKMDSSDQTPSKGIIQTKEGESSPKGGETEKLYRAEVSPGFDGGINCATLRYKLGAEVSKSRVACTFNDLIDALIKYVRPREYSEVIHLVGGKPENERNEHYEYTISDWRRDNDTNSSVKYHMTNSSIRIPSDGFYFLYCRLSFSSDNGESKRSSRTTIKHSIRIKPINQRFQKFVTVTTPMTDMIDSSGNSYIQRVAKFRKGEELKVTVSRAGKLQYDASDVTGNYFGMFKL, encoded by the exons ATGTCGACTTCAAAACCTGCGTCTGCAGCTATTGAAGAAATGCACGCCTGCAACTCGTCTTCAGAACTTTTACCAAAAAGAGTGCGCAATCGCAATTCAAGCTGTGCTACAGAGTTGTCAGTTTTAACGAACGAACTCCTGGCCAAAGACTTATACGCATCCAACGCCAGACTTAAAATCCAATTCTATTTTTTGCTGTTTGTGAACATTGCCCTGATGGCAACAGTTGGTGGATTGGTTTACGCTCAATTTTTGAGCAAAATGGACTCGAGTGATCAGACGCCTTCAAAAGGAATTATTCAGACAAAAGAAGGTGAAAGTTCGCCAAAAGGTGGGGAGACAGAAAAACTGTATAGGGCCGAAGTGTCCCCGGGATTCGATGGAGGAATTAACTGCGCTACTCTGAGATATAAACTTGGTGCTGAAGTTTCGAAATCCCGAGTTGCGTGTACCTTTAACGACTTGATTGATGCACTGATTAAG tacGTCAGACCGAGGGAATACTCTG AAGTGATTCATTTAGTTGGTGGAAAACCCGAAAACGAAAGGAATG aGCATTATGAATATACGATCTCTGATTGGAGAAGAGACAATGATACAAACTCTTCCGTGAAATACCACATGACCAACTCGTCTATTAGAATTCCGTCCGACGGGTTCTACTTCTTATATTGCCGTTTATCATTTTCATCCGACAACGGCGAAAGCAAGCGATCGAGTCGAACTACCATAAAGCACTCCATAAGAATCAAACCAATCAATCAAAGATTTCAGAAGTTCGTCACTGTTACCACCCCGATGACTGATATGATCGATTCCAGTGGCAACAGTTACATACAGAGGGTGGCCAAGTTTAGGAAAGGAGAGGAGTTGAAAGTGACGGTCTCAAGGGCGGGAAAGCTGCAATATGACGCGAGTGACGTCACTGGAAATTATTTTGGAATGTTCAAATTGTAA
- the LOC105344743 gene encoding tumor necrosis factor ligand superfamily member 11 isoform X1, translating to MNTKQCSCSSVSALVPPSPCPSECPDIHFTLATSGSESSFKRPRSPDSTSSDKSYLSTGSYSSPSTLYRTVTLLLLVVCIALSAAVISLFLLISDLRNKLDDEIEGHGGVSGRLCVPCADLKFGPFPEDNEHLTKLSKKKVNGVEVCCGNSPNQTSAILGLVVEKKKNVSCAKAMIQGQERLQAENNSTQKSHGEVAAHLLIGPQTPVSGQAAVRNWLTVDPVAHIRGVQLRNDRVRVNNSGLYYLYSQVYFLSLYFGGNSPGATTLYHYVYRYNVIYPNGGEELLLKSVRTQCWERNKEYDDYTSFTGGVFRLNVGDEIYVKVSNISQVSQDPKATFFGMFKLG from the exons ATGAACACCAAACAATGCAGCTGTAGCTCTGTCAGTGCCCTCGTGCCTCCATCACCCTGCCCAAGCGAATGCCCGGATATACACTTCACGCTGGCCACTTCCGGGAGCGAGAGTTCCTTCAAAAGGCCCCGGAGCCCCGATTCCACCAGTTCCgacaagagttatctttccacGGGAAGTTACAGTTCCCCGTCAACGTTATACAGAACAGTGACATTATTACTTTTGGTCGTCTGCATCGCCCTGTCCGCAGCCGTCATTTCTCTGTTCCTTCTGATCTCCGACCTCAGGAACAAACTTGATGACGAGATAGAGGGCCATGGCGGGGTCTCGGGGAGACTCTGTGTCCCCTGCGCCGATCTGAAGTTTGGACCGTTTCCAGAGGACAATGAACACCTGACCAAGCTAAGTAAGAAAAAGGTCAACGGAGTGGAGGTCTGCTGCGGAAACTCCCCCAACCAAACGTCCGCCATCTTGGGTTTGGTAG tagaaaagaaaaagaatgtatCCTGCGCAAAAG CTATGATTCAAGGACAAGAAAGACTTCAAGCAGAGAACAACTCGACACAGAAGTCGCACGGAGAGGTTGCAGCGCACCTTCTAATTGGACCTCAGACCCCAGTTTCAG gtcAAGCGGCAGTTCGCAATTGGTTGACTGTGGACCCAGTAGCTCACATACGAGGTGTCCAGCTGAGGAACGATCGGGTCCGTGTCAACAACTCGGGGCTCTATTATCTATACAGCCAGGTCTACTTCCTGTCGCTGTACTTCGGCGGAAATAGTCCCGGTGCTACAACGCTATATCACTACGTTTACCGATACAATGTGATTTACCCTAACGGCGGAGAGGAACTACTTCTCAAGAGCGTAAGGACACAATGCTGGGAGCGTAATAAAGAGTACGACGATTACACGAGCTTTACAGGCGGCGTATTTCGATTAAATGTTGGTGACGAGATTTACGTTAAAGTTTCAAATATCAGTCAAGTTTCTCAAGATCCCAAAGCGACATTTTTCGGTATGTTCAAATTAGGATGA